The nucleotide window TATTTTGCCAGCTGTATTAAGCGGACGGGCAGAAAAGGATGGAGATTCTCAAATTTATAAATTTTTCGTGTAATGATATCGTAGTGCTGTTATGAAAATCTATTACTATGACATAAATTAACATAACCACACCGCACTAACCGCCAGTGAGGTTCCTGATCAGAACAAGAAGCACTCGACTAAGTTTGGTATTCTCCAAGAAAGCTTCACCAAAAGTTAGTGGCTCCTGGAAAGCAGCTTATTTGGGTGTGATTACTCTAGTCGGGGCGTTTTCAACTTGGAATTCCTCTAGCTTTGCAATTTAAAAAGAGTTCATCCTTGTTGACGCCCTTCGGGCGTCGGTTTAAAAGTGAACCCCCCACGAAAGGGCGTGCTCTAGCGGATTCCAACACTCTAAAGGTTAAATTTAACGACAATCACACTTTAGAAGCGAGCTTCAAGAAGGAATCACAAACTTTGATGAAACTTTGCGAAGGCAAAGTTTCTTATGGGGCCAGGGCCGGGATTTGAACCCGGGCTAGGGGATCCACAGTCCCCTGTGCTAACCAGGCTACACCACCCTGGCCATTTCCAGCTAAACCTTTTGGGTTAGCTTTATAAAGTTTTCGACGGAAGGGGCTGAAAGAGGGAGCTGAGACCTTTTACTTAATCCAACCCCCATGTAACGGCGCTTTCGCTGGAATTAAGAATCGTCCGGAGGTTTCGACATGAAAGCCAAACGCGAAGCCCTTGTGAGCCTCTTCACGGCTATGAGGGAAGGAAAGGTTGACGAAGATATAATCGACCTCCTCCTGTTCATAAACTCCATCGATGGCATCTACACGACCTCCTCCTGCTCCGGCAGGATAGGTATAATGGAAGAACCGGACCTCGGGGCCAAGCCCCTCGCGAGGTGGTTGATCAAGGTCCACAGGCCGATGGAGTTCGAGGAGGCAAGGGAGGCCCTAAGAAACGCCGAAAGGGGCCTCATATTCCTCAAGAGCCAGCCACCGATATTCCACATCGTTGCGGAGGACCTGGAGAAGGCAAAAAAGCTCCACGAGCTCGGTTTGGCATCGGGATTTAAGTACACCACATTCAAGGTCATCTCGAAGCGATACCTGGTCGAGATAAACGCCACCGAGTACCTAACCGCCCCCCTCGGCAGGGACGGGAGGGTTTTAATCGACGATGAGTACCTGAGATTTGCTCTGGAAGTCGGCAATTCCATGCTGAGGAGAAGCAAGGGAAGACTGCCGCGCCTGGAGAGAAACTTCAGGAAGCTGAGGGAGGAGCTCGGCGAAGACGGGCTGTTCTACGAGCTGGCGGAGAAGTTCGAAATCAAAGCCAGGTGAGACTCATGTAGCTCTTCATGGAAGGGCATCCCGCACTGACCTCTTCCCCGCCCTAAAAGGGCGAGGCCTGCAAAAGAAAAAAGTTACCTCATCTCGTTCCACTCCGGGTTCCCGTACCTCTCTTCCACCAGCCTCTCGGCGAGCTCGAGCTCGTAGTCCGTTAGCTCCCCTTCTTCCAGCCCGAACGCGGTAAAGAACTTGTCCTTCAACAGCTCGTAGGCCTCCCAGCGGCTCAGCTTTATCCCCTCGCGCTCCAGCGTTGTTACCCTCTCCCAGATGCTCGAAACGCCCTTGTCGGCCAGCTTTGCCTTCGAAGCGCGGAGAACCCTTCCGAGCACCCCAACGCGCGTGGAATACATGAAGGTGCCGTGCTGCAGGATGACCCCCTTCCTCCTCGTCTGTGCGGAGCCGCTGATTTTTTTCCCGTTGGCAACTATGTCGTTGAGGCCGGAGAAGCCGGCATCAAGGCCGAGCTCTTTCAAGGCATCGACGAGCGGGCCGGCCAGATAGCGGTAGCTCGTCTCGACGTTTTTAAGCATGGGATGTAAGTCCTCGCTGGCAACGACGGAATAGGTTATCTCGCCGAACTCGTCGTGGAACACCGAACCACCGCCGGTAATCCTGCGGACGACGGGGATTCCGAGCTTCCGTGCCTCGTCTAGGTTGACGTCGTGGACGACGCTCTGGAATCTTCCGATGGTTACCGAGCTCGGCGAGAAGGCGTAGAGCCTCACCGTGTCTGGGACTTTCCCCTCAATTCTGGCGCGCATTATCGCCTCGTCTATGGCCATCTGAACCTCGGGCCTTGCAACGATGAGCGGGATGAACCTCATAACATCACCAAGGTTAAAA belongs to Thermococcus camini and includes:
- the taw3 gene encoding tRNA(Phe) 7-((3-amino-3-carboxypropyl)-4-demethylwyosine(37)-N(4))-methyltransferase Taw3, whose amino-acid sequence is MKAKREALVSLFTAMREGKVDEDIIDLLLFINSIDGIYTTSSCSGRIGIMEEPDLGAKPLARWLIKVHRPMEFEEAREALRNAERGLIFLKSQPPIFHIVAEDLEKAKKLHELGLASGFKYTTFKVISKRYLVEINATEYLTAPLGRDGRVLIDDEYLRFALEVGNSMLRRSKGRLPRLERNFRKLREELGEDGLFYELAEKFEIKAR
- a CDS encoding lipoate--protein ligase family protein — encoded protein: MRFIPLIVARPEVQMAIDEAIMRARIEGKVPDTVRLYAFSPSSVTIGRFQSVVHDVNLDEARKLGIPVVRRITGGGSVFHDEFGEITYSVVASEDLHPMLKNVETSYRYLAGPLVDALKELGLDAGFSGLNDIVANGKKISGSAQTRRKGVILQHGTFMYSTRVGVLGRVLRASKAKLADKGVSSIWERVTTLEREGIKLSRWEAYELLKDKFFTAFGLEEGELTDYELELAERLVEERYGNPEWNEMR